One segment of Curtobacterium sp. MR_MD2014 DNA contains the following:
- a CDS encoding DNA-3-methyladenine glycosylase family protein: MYRPGGAVDVRATLRPLQRGSGDPAFQVVGSDTWLALRTPAGTASVLVRRAGSDAVAVSAWGAGAAWAVEHAPDLLGRGDDWSDLDVSAHAFLAEARHRQPGLRLLRTNTVVAMLVPAIMEQKVTSRQAWRAWRYLLRRFGEPAPGPAPAEMFVPPAPEQWARIPSWEWHRAGIEPGRSATVMRAVKVAPALERTLGLGRGGAVVSQRLQSVPGIGQWTAAETAQRAHGDPDSPSVGDYHVPALVGWALTGGPVDDDGMLELLEPWRGHRERIVRLIGGSGFRKPTFGPRMTIQDHRWH; the protein is encoded by the coding sequence GTGTACCGGCCTGGAGGCGCGGTGGACGTCCGCGCGACCCTCCGGCCCCTGCAGCGCGGTTCCGGTGACCCCGCCTTCCAGGTGGTCGGGTCCGACACGTGGCTCGCGCTGCGCACGCCGGCGGGGACTGCCTCGGTGCTCGTGCGCCGTGCGGGCAGCGATGCCGTCGCGGTCTCCGCGTGGGGTGCCGGTGCCGCCTGGGCGGTCGAGCACGCACCGGACCTGCTCGGGCGCGGGGACGACTGGTCCGACCTCGACGTCAGCGCGCACGCCTTCCTGGCCGAGGCGCGACACCGTCAGCCGGGGTTACGGCTGCTCCGGACGAACACCGTCGTGGCGATGCTGGTGCCGGCGATCATGGAGCAGAAGGTGACCTCGCGACAGGCCTGGCGCGCGTGGCGGTACCTGCTCCGGCGCTTCGGCGAGCCGGCACCCGGTCCGGCGCCCGCGGAGATGTTCGTCCCGCCGGCCCCCGAGCAGTGGGCGCGGATCCCGAGCTGGGAGTGGCACAGGGCGGGCATCGAGCCCGGTCGCTCGGCGACGGTGATGCGGGCGGTCAAGGTCGCGCCCGCGCTCGAGCGGACGCTGGGGCTCGGTCGTGGTGGCGCGGTCGTGTCGCAGCGGCTGCAGTCGGTCCCGGGCATCGGGCAGTGGACCGCTGCCGAGACGGCGCAGCGGGCGCACGGGGACCCGGACTCGCCGAGCGTGGGCGACTACCACGTGCCGGCCCTCGTCGGGTGGGCACTGACGGGCGGCCCCGTCGACGACGACGGGATGCTCGAGCTCCTCGAGCCCTGGCGCGGGCACCGCGAGCGCATCGTGCGACTGATCGGGGGCTCGGGCTTCCGGAAGCCGACGTTCGGCCCGCGGATGACGATCCAGGACCACCGCTGGCACTGA
- a CDS encoding NAD-dependent epimerase/dehydratase family protein has translation MQHRSPVVIAGCGDLGTEAGLRFAALGHPVTGLRRRAERIPAPITGRSVDLRHEVPTIAPETGVVVVAFAAGSRAVDEYRATYVDGLRNVLDGIDASGASPRLLVVSSTAVYDVDDGSEVTEETPARASTPTAGVLLEAEALLRERAPEAVLVRLSGIYGPGRERLIDQVRSGQARLSSGTSPHTNRIHRDDAAAALVHLAGVDDPAPTYLGTDDEPVRLDDVLTFLACELGVEQLPSAEPEGRQAGGDKRLANALLRSTGWEPRYPTFREGYRAVFAGEGTRHP, from the coding sequence ATGCAGCACCGCTCCCCCGTCGTCATCGCCGGCTGCGGCGACCTCGGTACCGAGGCCGGCCTGCGCTTCGCAGCGCTCGGCCACCCGGTCACCGGGCTCCGCCGTCGCGCCGAGCGCATCCCCGCGCCGATCACCGGCCGCAGCGTCGACCTCCGACACGAGGTCCCGACGATCGCTCCGGAGACGGGCGTGGTCGTCGTCGCCTTCGCCGCCGGCTCCCGTGCCGTGGACGAGTACCGCGCGACCTACGTCGACGGCCTGCGCAACGTGCTCGACGGCATCGACGCGTCCGGCGCCTCACCCCGGCTGCTCGTCGTGTCCTCGACCGCGGTGTACGACGTCGACGACGGCAGCGAGGTGACCGAGGAGACCCCGGCGCGAGCGAGCACCCCGACCGCCGGCGTCCTGCTCGAGGCCGAGGCGCTGCTGCGGGAGCGGGCACCCGAGGCCGTGCTCGTCCGGCTCTCGGGCATCTACGGACCCGGCCGCGAGCGACTGATCGACCAGGTGCGGTCCGGGCAGGCCCGGCTGTCGTCCGGCACGTCGCCCCACACGAACCGCATCCACCGGGACGACGCCGCCGCGGCACTCGTCCACCTGGCGGGGGTGGACGACCCCGCACCGACGTACCTCGGTACCGACGACGAACCGGTCCGACTCGACGACGTCCTGACGTTCCTGGCGTGCGAACTCGGCGTCGAGCAGCTGCCGAGCGCCGAGCCCGAGGGGCGGCAGGCTGGCGGCGACAAGCGGCTCGCGAACGCCCTGCTGCGCTCGACCGGCTGGGAGCCGCGGTACCCGACGTTCCGCGAGGGCTACCGGGCCGTGTTCGCCGGCGAGGGCACCCGGCACCCGTAG
- a CDS encoding MDR family oxidoreductase, translating into MTRAVLVSRSTPPAITQVDLPDPTEGEACVDVTYSSVNYKDGLALAGNPGVARIDPLVPGIDVVGTVSALGPGVHDVAIGDRVVCNGAGLGETRYGGWAEHAIVPSGSLVVLPDTVEDSFAAAIGTAGFTAMLSVLALERTVSPEDGPVLVTGASGGVGTVAIALLAARGYRVTASTGRRANEASLRALGASDVVDRAAIAELGKPLQRATWAGAVDSVGGATLANVLAATKWGGAVTACGLAQDAALPTSVMPFILRAVSLLGINSVEAPLPLRQRAWERLATDLDPALLADVTRTVDLEHAVAIGAEVVAGRVHGRTVVDLRR; encoded by the coding sequence ATGACGCGCGCAGTCCTCGTCTCCCGTTCCACCCCACCCGCGATCACGCAGGTCGACCTCCCCGACCCCACCGAGGGCGAGGCGTGCGTCGACGTCACGTACTCGAGCGTGAACTACAAGGACGGGCTCGCCCTGGCGGGCAACCCCGGCGTCGCCCGGATCGACCCGCTGGTCCCGGGCATCGACGTCGTCGGCACCGTGTCGGCGCTCGGCCCCGGGGTCCACGACGTCGCGATCGGTGACCGCGTGGTGTGCAACGGCGCCGGCCTGGGCGAGACGCGGTACGGCGGGTGGGCGGAGCACGCCATCGTGCCCAGCGGGTCCCTCGTCGTGCTGCCGGACACGGTCGAGGACTCGTTCGCGGCGGCGATCGGCACCGCCGGCTTCACCGCGATGCTCTCCGTCCTCGCCCTCGAGCGGACAGTCTCCCCCGAGGACGGGCCGGTCCTCGTGACGGGGGCGTCCGGCGGCGTCGGCACGGTGGCGATCGCCCTGCTCGCCGCCCGCGGGTACCGCGTGACCGCCTCGACCGGGCGGCGGGCGAACGAGGCCTCGCTCCGTGCCCTCGGCGCGTCGGACGTGGTCGACCGCGCGGCGATCGCTGAGCTCGGCAAGCCGCTGCAGCGCGCGACCTGGGCCGGCGCCGTGGACAGCGTCGGCGGCGCCACGCTCGCGAACGTGCTCGCCGCGACGAAGTGGGGTGGCGCGGTGACGGCGTGCGGCCTGGCGCAGGACGCCGCGCTGCCGACGTCGGTGATGCCGTTCATCCTGCGCGCGGTGTCGTTGCTCGGCATCAACTCGGTCGAGGCGCCCCTGCCCCTGCGACAGCGGGCGTGGGAGCGGCTCGCGACCGACCTCGACCCGGCACTGCTCGCCGACGTCACCCGCACGGTCGACCTCGAGCACGCCGTGGCGATCGGCGCCGAGGTGGTCGCCGGACGGGTGCACGGCCGGACGGTGGTCGACCTGCGACGCTGA
- a CDS encoding MarR family winged helix-turn-helix transcriptional regulator: MAEQGGEGHDWATWDAFHDVWRRLDRALDQAVQQGAGISIPEFEILIGLHRAPDHRLRVRDVAAGIGWEKSRVSHQVTRMVGRGLVARADCPADGRGSWVTMTTEGRRAVLAGIRAHTAALEELFWRPVAADADTLRSVSHRVLDALGPVEPEA, encoded by the coding sequence ATGGCGGAGCAGGGCGGCGAGGGGCACGACTGGGCGACCTGGGACGCGTTCCACGACGTCTGGCGCCGGCTCGACCGGGCGCTCGACCAGGCCGTCCAGCAGGGTGCCGGCATCTCGATCCCCGAGTTCGAGATCCTGATCGGCCTGCACCGCGCTCCCGACCACCGGTTGCGGGTCCGTGACGTCGCCGCGGGCATCGGGTGGGAGAAGTCGCGCGTGAGCCACCAGGTCACGCGGATGGTCGGGCGCGGGCTCGTCGCCCGCGCGGACTGCCCGGCGGACGGGCGTGGCAGCTGGGTGACGATGACGACCGAGGGTCGGCGCGCGGTGCTCGCCGGCATCCGCGCGCACACCGCGGCACTCGAGGAGCTGTTCTGGAGGCCCGTGGCTGCGGATGCGGACACCCTGCGGTCCGTCTCCCACCGCGTCCTCGACGCACTCGGTCCGGTCGAGCCGGAGGCCTGA
- a CDS encoding proline dehydrogenase family protein, protein MPTPHLRDCTDDAVTRAQGWIEAARGMKPEPAAARLAELLADPRGAEFARAFVDVVVRPEDPKVVARNLERASRAVPDDLAWYLRGAVTVGGGFATMAPWAVVPSARKVLRRLAGHLVVDATPARTPAALAKVGGPDTRLDVDLLGPAVLGPAGRDRRLAALDDLLHQDVAAVTVDLDAVLPPVSPWDLDDAVADAVRHLTPLLHTAASRPTPPMVTLQSGRARGVERAVAVLSALLEQDGGRELTLGVTLPAELPESLDLLDRVTTAARERRASGGAPVRVRFTKGTLLATEGVDAVLESRPLAVTADTRTTDTAFLRLLDTAIDPERTDAVHVGVATDDPFALATAHVLAERRGVLDVVEPELLLGTTRYAEVLRTAFGHVVLGVPLVRPDEFDAAVPYLARRLREVAGHRPVDGSTTAGSTAADTTGSTDDTAAVERATAEHVDAVAALLRPAPPTRRTQDRRRPPGDPVLRSAAENTQDTDPSTPGNRAWAAEVLARVPESQRGTRTIRAARITDRGRLERLVARTAQAGVNWGRQDPEDRAELFDLIGHALETHRGALVETMIGELGLTLTDADGEVSRAVDAATHAADRTRHLEDINGAVPVPPRLTVVVPSWNAPLLDAADGVLTALAAGSGVVLQPATAARRTGAVFADVLWDAGVPHSLLQLVDLDGSDLARDLVAHPAVDRVVLTGTPETARSYRWWRADLPLVAELTGVVTAVVTPSADLDQAVRDVVASAFARSGQASSAVSLLVLVGSVGESPRFREQLADAVRGLRTAWPTDATAQVGPLVAEPTGAVRTALTELRPGESWLVEPVALDDTGRLWSPGVREGVRATGDLARTAVPAPVLDVVRVETLDEAIALQHSVDGGSVAALHTLDPDEVATWSDRTRAGVLVVDRPTTGARPGRQPVGGWRGTAVGPTVHRGGPLAVIGADRWDPTRRQPHRNIQLQGLGNRVTAVIEAARAGLSFEEFDRVRAGAESDAAARASLYGRSRDTADLGVERNVIRFRPQSVVVRQSSGVGAGDLVRVLVAATAARAHVLLSTARPLPAELLPLFSTARSPLDVVDQVVEDDATFLGRAAAGTLLQDGWSDGAEPEVDPIDLVLAQGAEPRRHAAFGGPGSRVRLLGGDARALEEALGAGTETTIHDDPVVESGIVEMLHFLREQTVSVTAHRHGDVSRVVSRLRL, encoded by the coding sequence ATGCCGACCCCGCACCTCCGAGACTGCACCGACGACGCGGTCACGCGGGCACAGGGGTGGATCGAGGCCGCCCGCGGGATGAAGCCGGAGCCCGCGGCCGCACGTCTGGCCGAGCTGCTCGCCGACCCCCGTGGCGCCGAGTTCGCCCGCGCGTTCGTCGACGTCGTGGTCCGGCCGGAGGACCCGAAGGTCGTCGCCCGGAACCTCGAGCGTGCGAGCCGGGCGGTACCGGACGACCTCGCCTGGTACCTCCGCGGCGCGGTGACGGTGGGCGGTGGCTTCGCGACCATGGCGCCGTGGGCGGTCGTCCCCTCCGCGCGGAAGGTGCTCCGGCGACTCGCAGGACACCTCGTCGTCGACGCCACGCCCGCCCGGACCCCCGCGGCACTCGCGAAGGTCGGCGGACCGGACACCCGACTCGACGTCGACCTGCTCGGCCCAGCCGTGCTCGGACCGGCCGGCCGCGACCGACGGCTCGCGGCACTCGACGACCTGCTGCACCAGGACGTCGCCGCCGTCACCGTCGACCTCGACGCTGTGCTGCCGCCGGTGTCCCCGTGGGACCTCGACGACGCCGTCGCCGACGCGGTCCGGCACCTCACACCGCTCCTGCACACCGCGGCGAGCCGGCCGACACCGCCCATGGTCACCCTGCAGTCCGGCCGCGCCCGAGGCGTCGAACGGGCCGTCGCGGTCCTGAGCGCGCTGCTCGAGCAGGACGGCGGGCGGGAGCTCACCCTCGGGGTGACCCTGCCCGCCGAACTCCCCGAGTCGCTCGACCTGCTCGACCGGGTGACGACCGCAGCACGGGAGCGTCGCGCATCCGGCGGGGCACCCGTGCGCGTCCGCTTCACCAAGGGCACGCTCCTCGCCACCGAAGGGGTCGACGCCGTGCTCGAGAGCCGGCCGCTCGCCGTGACCGCGGACACCCGCACGACGGACACCGCGTTCCTGCGCCTGCTCGACACGGCGATCGACCCCGAGCGGACCGACGCAGTGCACGTCGGTGTCGCCACCGACGACCCGTTCGCCCTCGCGACCGCGCACGTGCTCGCCGAGCGCCGCGGCGTGCTCGACGTCGTCGAACCCGAGCTGCTCCTCGGCACGACGCGGTACGCCGAGGTGCTGCGCACGGCGTTCGGCCACGTGGTTCTCGGTGTGCCACTGGTGCGGCCCGACGAGTTCGACGCTGCCGTCCCGTACCTCGCTCGTCGACTGCGCGAGGTCGCCGGCCACCGCCCGGTGGACGGCTCGACCACGGCCGGGTCGACGGCGGCGGACACGACCGGCTCGACCGACGACACCGCTGCCGTCGAGCGTGCCACCGCCGAGCACGTCGACGCCGTGGCCGCGCTCCTCCGTCCCGCGCCGCCCACGCGCCGCACCCAGGACCGCCGACGGCCGCCGGGTGACCCGGTGCTGCGCTCGGCTGCCGAGAACACGCAGGACACCGACCCCTCCACGCCGGGCAACCGCGCGTGGGCCGCCGAGGTGCTCGCCCGGGTACCGGAGTCGCAGCGCGGCACCAGGACGATCCGTGCCGCCCGCATCACCGACCGCGGACGCCTCGAGCGTCTCGTCGCCCGCACCGCCCAGGCCGGTGTGAACTGGGGCCGCCAGGACCCGGAGGACCGTGCCGAGCTGTTCGACCTGATCGGCCACGCGCTCGAGACCCACCGCGGGGCACTCGTCGAGACGATGATCGGCGAGCTCGGGCTCACCCTGACCGACGCCGACGGCGAGGTCAGCCGGGCCGTCGACGCCGCCACGCACGCCGCGGACCGCACGCGACACCTCGAGGACATCAACGGGGCGGTCCCGGTCCCGCCGCGCCTGACGGTCGTCGTGCCCTCGTGGAACGCCCCGCTCCTCGATGCCGCCGACGGTGTGCTCACCGCGCTCGCCGCGGGCAGCGGGGTCGTGCTCCAGCCCGCCACCGCCGCCCGACGCACCGGTGCCGTCTTCGCCGACGTGCTCTGGGACGCCGGGGTCCCGCACTCCCTGCTCCAGCTCGTCGACCTCGACGGCAGCGACCTCGCACGCGACCTCGTGGCGCACCCCGCCGTCGACCGCGTCGTCCTGACCGGCACCCCGGAGACCGCTCGGTCCTACCGCTGGTGGCGCGCGGACCTGCCCCTCGTGGCGGAGCTCACCGGGGTCGTCACCGCGGTCGTCACCCCCTCGGCCGACCTCGACCAGGCGGTGCGCGACGTCGTCGCCTCCGCCTTCGCCCGCTCCGGACAGGCGTCGTCGGCGGTGTCGCTGCTCGTGCTCGTCGGGTCCGTGGGGGAGAGCCCGCGCTTCCGCGAGCAGCTCGCCGATGCCGTCCGTGGCCTGCGCACCGCGTGGCCGACGGACGCGACCGCCCAGGTCGGGCCGCTCGTCGCCGAGCCGACCGGCGCCGTCCGGACCGCGCTCACCGAGCTGCGCCCGGGAGAGTCATGGCTCGTCGAACCGGTCGCGCTGGACGACACCGGCCGACTCTGGTCGCCGGGTGTGCGGGAGGGCGTCCGCGCCACGGGCGACCTCGCGCGGACGGCCGTGCCGGCACCCGTCCTCGACGTCGTCCGCGTGGAGACCCTCGACGAGGCGATCGCCCTGCAGCACTCCGTCGACGGCGGCTCCGTCGCGGCGCTCCACACCCTCGACCCCGACGAGGTCGCGACCTGGTCCGACCGGACCCGGGCCGGCGTGCTCGTGGTCGACCGCCCGACCACCGGGGCCCGGCCGGGACGCCAGCCCGTCGGCGGGTGGCGCGGGACCGCGGTCGGTCCGACCGTGCACCGCGGCGGGCCGCTGGCCGTGATCGGGGCGGACCGGTGGGACCCGACCCGACGTCAGCCGCACCGGAACATCCAGCTGCAGGGACTCGGCAACCGCGTCACCGCCGTCATCGAGGCGGCGCGGGCCGGACTGTCCTTCGAGGAGTTCGACCGCGTCCGTGCCGGGGCCGAGAGCGATGCCGCTGCCCGGGCATCGTTGTACGGACGATCGCGGGACACGGCGGACCTGGGCGTCGAGCGGAACGTCATCCGGTTCCGCCCGCAGTCGGTCGTGGTCCGGCAGTCCTCGGGGGTCGGCGCCGGCGACCTCGTCCGCGTGCTCGTCGCCGCGACCGCAGCGCGCGCGCACGTGCTCCTCAGCACCGCCCGTCCGCTGCCCGCCGAGCTCCTGCCGCTGTTCTCGACGGCGCGCTCGCCCCTCGACGTGGTCGACCAGGTCGTCGAGGACGACGCCACGTTCCTGGGACGGGCTGCGGCGGGCACCCTGCTGCAGGACGGGTGGTCGGACGGCGCTGAGCCGGAGGTCGACCCGATCGACCTGGTGCTCGCGCAGGGAGCGGAGCCCCGACGGCACGCGGCCTTCGGCGGCCCCGGGTCACGCGTCCGGCTGCTCGGCGGTGACGCCCGTGCCCTCGAGGAGGCCCTGGGCGCCGGCACCGAGACGACCATCCACGACGACCCCGTGGTGGAGTCCGGCATCGTCGAGATGCTGCACTTCCTGCGGGAGCAGACGGTGTCCGTCACCGCGCACCGTCACGGTGACGTCTCCCGGGTCGTCAGCCGCCTCCGGCTCTGA
- a CDS encoding anti-sigma factor family protein translates to MSEDRYAEWDAAYVLGSLTPDERLEYERHLETCDRCTAAVAELVGLPGLLAKLPADQAVEIAAPDGRPDTRPESTLAAVAHRVRHRRRRRRAWVAVTAGLAVVAAVLGGLAVGTAGGRGATVQAGGAPTTSAPTTAGDRYTMTGSQGLDVDLAVSGEQWGTRFDWGCSYGGREWSADGSVMYDLVVVRKDGSVQTVASWSAAGAEARGLSASTDVPRDDIAEVQVRLRGERGSLVSTDLARHTG, encoded by the coding sequence ATGAGCGAGGACCGGTACGCGGAGTGGGACGCGGCGTACGTCCTCGGCTCGCTCACGCCCGACGAGCGGCTCGAGTACGAGCGGCACCTCGAGACGTGCGACCGCTGCACGGCGGCCGTCGCCGAGCTCGTCGGCCTGCCCGGTCTGCTCGCGAAGCTCCCGGCCGACCAGGCGGTCGAGATCGCGGCACCGGACGGGAGGCCCGACACGCGTCCCGAGAGCACCCTCGCCGCCGTCGCGCACCGCGTCCGACACCGTCGTCGCCGCCGTCGGGCATGGGTCGCCGTGACCGCGGGGCTGGCGGTCGTCGCCGCCGTGCTCGGCGGCCTCGCCGTCGGCACGGCCGGTGGACGAGGTGCGACGGTGCAGGCCGGTGGCGCGCCCACGACGTCCGCACCGACGACCGCGGGCGACCGCTACACGATGACCGGGTCGCAGGGTCTCGACGTCGACCTGGCCGTGAGCGGCGAGCAGTGGGGCACGCGCTTCGACTGGGGGTGCTCGTACGGCGGCAGGGAGTGGTCGGCGGACGGCTCGGTGATGTACGACCTCGTGGTGGTCCGGAAGGACGGCTCCGTGCAGACCGTGGCCTCGTGGTCGGCAGCCGGGGCCGAGGCCCGCGGGCTGTCGGCGTCGACGGACGTCCCGCGCGACGACATCGCCGAGGTGCAGGTCCGACTGCGCGGCGAACGCGGGTCCCTGGTGAGCACCGACCTCGCTCGACACACGGGATGA
- a CDS encoding 6-phosphofructokinase, with protein sequence MRIGILTSGGDCPGLNAVIRAIVLKGIAIHGHEFVGFRDGWRGVVDGDIVPLGRKDIQGIAKQGGTILGTSRTNPFEGPNGGVENITKTLGRHGIDAIVAIGGEGTLAAAKRLTDAGLRIVGVPKTVDNDLGATDYTFGFDTAVAIATEAMDRLRTTGESHSRCMVAEVMGRHVGWIALHSGMAAGAHAILIPEQKTSMEQIAAWVRAAYDRGRAPLVVVAEGFVPDHEDNAHTERGLDAFGRPRLGGIGERLAPMIEEMTGIETRATTLGHIQRGGTPTAYDRVLSTRLGLAAIDSVVEGRWGRMVALQGTEIVHVSFEDALGELKTVPQARYDEAAIMFG encoded by the coding sequence GTGCGCATCGGCATCCTCACCTCCGGAGGCGACTGCCCCGGCCTCAACGCGGTCATCCGCGCCATCGTGCTCAAGGGCATCGCGATCCACGGCCACGAGTTCGTCGGGTTCCGCGACGGCTGGCGGGGCGTCGTCGACGGGGACATCGTGCCCCTCGGTCGCAAGGACATCCAGGGCATCGCCAAGCAGGGCGGCACGATCCTCGGAACCAGCCGCACGAACCCCTTCGAGGGGCCGAACGGCGGCGTCGAGAACATCACGAAGACCCTCGGACGGCACGGCATCGACGCCATCGTGGCGATCGGCGGCGAGGGCACCCTGGCCGCGGCGAAGCGCCTCACCGACGCCGGCCTGCGGATCGTCGGCGTCCCGAAGACCGTCGACAACGACCTCGGTGCCACCGACTACACGTTCGGCTTCGACACCGCCGTCGCCATCGCGACCGAGGCCATGGACCGCCTCCGCACCACGGGCGAGTCCCACTCGCGCTGCATGGTCGCCGAGGTCATGGGCCGGCACGTGGGCTGGATCGCGCTGCACTCCGGCATGGCAGCGGGCGCGCACGCGATCCTCATCCCCGAGCAGAAGACGAGCATGGAGCAGATCGCTGCGTGGGTGCGTGCCGCCTACGACCGGGGACGGGCGCCGCTCGTGGTCGTCGCCGAGGGCTTCGTGCCGGACCACGAGGACAACGCGCACACGGAGCGCGGCCTCGACGCGTTCGGGCGGCCGCGGCTGGGCGGGATCGGCGAGCGGCTCGCGCCGATGATCGAGGAGATGACGGGGATCGAGACCCGCGCCACGACGCTCGGGCACATCCAGCGCGGTGGGACCCCGACCGCGTACGACCGGGTGCTGTCGACACGGCTCGGGCTCGCGGCGATCGACTCCGTGGTCGAGGGGCGGTGGGGCCGGATGGTCGCGCTCCAGGGCACGGAGATCGTGCACGTGTCGTTCGAGGACGCCCTGGGCGAGCTCAAGACGGTCCCGCAGGCGCGGTACGACGAGGCCGCCATCATGTTCGGCTGA
- a CDS encoding YceI family protein: MGLRTRTKVVIGIATGVVVIGAAAVIAGPVIYANTVNGQAAAAPSLSAAPSGSGATLDAQQADGTWTSTSSSYAGYRVHEVLQGNDVDVVGRTKDVQGTATVDGGSLTKATVTVQVATISTPEAARDEYFRSKALQTDRYPTATFALTEPVDVSKALDGSTQDVTLTGTMDLHGVEKPVTADAQVAVTKNGSVQVVGSVPITFADYGVEAPSLGFVTVDGKGSVEFSLDLAK; the protein is encoded by the coding sequence ATGGGACTCCGCACACGTACGAAGGTCGTCATCGGCATCGCCACCGGTGTCGTCGTCATCGGCGCCGCAGCCGTCATCGCCGGCCCGGTCATCTACGCGAACACCGTCAACGGCCAGGCCGCCGCCGCCCCCTCGCTGAGCGCCGCTCCGTCCGGCTCCGGTGCGACGCTCGATGCCCAGCAGGCCGACGGCACCTGGACGAGCACGAGCAGTTCGTACGCCGGGTACCGCGTGCACGAGGTCCTGCAGGGGAATGATGTGGACGTGGTCGGTCGGACGAAGGACGTGCAGGGCACGGCGACGGTCGACGGCGGCTCGCTCACGAAGGCGACCGTCACGGTGCAGGTCGCGACGATCTCCACACCCGAGGCCGCGCGCGACGAGTACTTCCGGAGCAAGGCCCTGCAGACCGACCGGTACCCGACGGCGACGTTCGCGCTGACGGAGCCGGTCGACGTCTCGAAGGCGCTCGACGGCAGCACCCAGGACGTCACGCTCACCGGCACGATGGACCTGCACGGCGTCGAGAAGCCGGTCACGGCCGACGCGCAGGTCGCCGTGACGAAGAACGGGTCCGTCCAGGTCGTCGGCTCGGTCCCGATCACCTTCGCCGACTACGGGGTCGAGGCCCCGTCGCTCGGCTTCGTCACCGTGGACGGGAAGGGCTCGGTCGAGTTCTCCCTCGACCTGGCGAAGTGA
- a CDS encoding serine hydrolase domain-containing protein translates to MDRAAPVLDDVVRAVARTGFRAHGLHVLVGDDTAEHHWSADVRRDVHSVAKGVVVLAVGTAADDGLIALDESVGTLLPDVVLGPGVRDVTLRHLLTMTSGIDMPWSPTQTTDWPDLAREFLGRPTVGRSFRYANASTYTAARALAARVGDVGAYAQDRIFTPLGIDDVRWDRCPLGHVVAGGGLWLRTAEVARIGRLLRDRGAADGRQLVPAAVVDAMHTDWVAAGSSPSYDRYALAGWGGPGRTWRLHGAYGQLVLLDPVADAVVTLTADDHERADVTAAAVAEVLAGSS, encoded by the coding sequence GTGGACCGCGCCGCACCAGTGCTCGACGACGTCGTCCGCGCGGTCGCGCGGACGGGCTTCCGCGCCCACGGCCTGCACGTGCTGGTCGGCGACGACACCGCCGAGCACCACTGGTCCGCCGACGTCCGCCGTGACGTGCACTCCGTCGCGAAGGGCGTGGTCGTCCTGGCCGTCGGGACCGCCGCGGACGACGGGCTGATCGCGCTCGACGAGTCCGTCGGCACGCTGCTGCCCGACGTCGTGCTCGGACCGGGTGTGCGGGACGTCACGCTCCGACACCTGCTGACCATGACGAGCGGCATCGACATGCCGTGGTCGCCGACGCAGACCACCGACTGGCCGGACCTGGCACGGGAGTTCCTGGGACGCCCGACCGTCGGACGGTCGTTCCGGTACGCGAACGCCAGCACCTACACGGCCGCGAGGGCCCTGGCCGCACGGGTCGGCGACGTCGGCGCGTACGCGCAGGACCGCATCTTCACCCCGCTCGGCATCGACGACGTCCGCTGGGACCGCTGCCCGCTCGGTCACGTCGTCGCGGGCGGCGGCCTGTGGCTCCGCACCGCCGAGGTCGCGCGCATCGGCCGGTTGCTGCGGGACCGCGGCGCGGCGGACGGGCGTCAGCTCGTGCCCGCGGCGGTCGTCGACGCGATGCACACCGACTGGGTCGCGGCGGGGTCGTCACCGTCGTACGACCGCTACGCCCTCGCGGGCTGGGGCGGCCCGGGACGGACCTGGCGACTGCACGGGGCGTACGGGCAGCTCGTGCTCCTGGACCCGGTCGCCGACGCCGTCGTCACCCTCACCGCGGACGACCACGAGCGTGCCGACGTGACGGCCGCGGCCGTCGCGGAGGTGCTCGCAGGCTCCAGCTGA
- a CDS encoding sigma-70 family RNA polymerase sigma factor, producing the protein MTVTSRSADELLATLYREHGDALTRYVRHLTRDGSTVEDVVQETMVRAWQRPAVLERAPDSARAWLFTVARNLVVDDARSARNRREQGSEHPVDRAEADRTDAVLDRIVVADALASLSPDHRRVVVDAYWLGHTVPEIARRHDIPEGTAKSRLHYGLRALRLALQERGVTR; encoded by the coding sequence GTGACCGTGACGAGCCGTTCCGCCGACGAGCTGCTGGCGACGCTGTACCGCGAGCACGGCGACGCGCTCACCCGGTACGTCCGGCACCTGACGCGGGACGGCTCGACCGTCGAGGACGTCGTGCAGGAGACCATGGTCCGCGCCTGGCAGCGTCCGGCGGTGCTCGAGCGGGCGCCCGACAGCGCACGGGCCTGGCTCTTCACGGTCGCCCGGAACCTGGTCGTCGACGACGCCCGCTCCGCACGCAACCGGCGTGAGCAGGGCTCCGAGCACCCGGTCGACCGTGCCGAGGCCGACCGGACGGACGCGGTGCTCGACCGCATCGTCGTGGCGGACGCACTCGCGTCGCTCAGCCCGGACCACCGCCGCGTGGTGGTCGACGCCTACTGGCTCGGCCACACCGTGCCGGAGATCGCACGACGACACGACATCCCCGAGGGCACCGCGAAGTCGCGGTTGCACTACGGGCTCCGGGCCCTCCGGCTCGCACTGCAGGAACGAGGAGTGACCCGATGA